Genomic window (Pyrus communis chromosome 13, drPyrComm1.1, whole genome shotgun sequence):
TAAGGGAACTAACCGACAACAAAAGCCTTTTTGTGATGCTAGCAATGTTGTCGGTTCTTCTATCCGCCATTACATGAGTTTCTGTTGAATTTTTCCTTAATATCCGATAGGAATGGGTTTTTCTTGTTGCTTTTTAAAATGACACTACTGGGTACTTTTGTAGTAGTATTACATGGTTAAAACAAACTGTAGTGATCCCCAAGGAAAGCTTTCTAGAGTACTCGACGATGAGACCAATAGGAGAAAGGTTTGACGAATAAGATCAGAGAGATTGGGGATCTGGAGCGAATCGCTCTCAATATCTATATTGTGAAGACCCTAGGAAGACGCCAAAGCAAGACTTTCCCTGACTGCCAAAGCCTCAGCAAAGAGAGGATAAGGAATGTGAGAGAAAGACTTAGCTAAGACTGCAACAAAATTGCCTGCAATGTCTTGGAGAACATCACCTACACCACCAATGAGACCGTTCGCATTCCAAGCTCCGTCTACATTAAGTTTCAAAAAACCAGGCCTCAGCTTCACCCACTTCACGGTCGATGAGTTTGAAGAGTGGCTAGCAGTGGAAGTAGGAGTGGAGGCAAGTTGGAAGTTTTGCCACCAGGAGATGGTGTGAGATACCACAATGTCAAGGGGGTCACATTTACCTGACCAAAGCATAGTATTCCTAGCGCTCCAAATAGCATAAGAGAGCATcagaattaaatcaaaattatgCTTGTCAAGAATGCTCAAACAAATTACATAGCATGTAGAGGAGATTGATGAAAGCAACTTTTATACCTAGATCAACTTAAAAATGTGTACATTGTTCTGCTCATTTAGCTCAAAACTCAATTGGTTGTGGTAAGAAAGTTAGGGGTTTGTACATCTTAGATCATAATCAAGTAATTCTAAGGTTTACAGTACCAAAGTGGAAAACAAACAGCAAACTTGGTTCTGGCATCGTCATTAGAGACGTCCATCTTTCAGTTATTTGAAGCACTTGTTCCTGTTCTTGTTTCGTAGTTGTAGTGATTTGGAGCTCAGGTTTAAAAATTTATATCCTGACTAAGAATCATCATGCTACTTAAGTGATTATAAAGTTGCTTTTGCCATTTAATTTGGTACATTTTGAAGTGTGGGGTCCCACGAAGGTTATGATAATGGATTTCATTAGTTTGTTACGTTTATAGATAACACTACTAGATTTACTTGGATGTTTTCGAAGAAGATAAAAAGTGACTTTTCCAGAATTATGTGCAATGATGTTTACTCAATTTCAGACCCAAGTTAAAGTGCACCGATCAGCTGACGTTGGAAAATATGGGAATAATATCTTGAGTTGTTTCTTTTGTCAACAAGGTATTATTCATGAGAGGATTATTCCGTTCACGTCCCAACAAAATGACGTGTCTGAACGAAGAATCGTCGTCATTTACTTGAAGTGGCTTGGTCTGTGCTCTTGGATATGTAAAGAAGTTGGTTTCCAATTATCTTTGAGCCATGCTATTTTGGTTGCCTGTTATTTGATCAATCACTCTCTCGGCTTTCGCACTCCTTTCGAAGTTTACGAAGATATATCATGTCTCAACTGTTGTCGTCCCCAAACTAGCTACCTCCTTAAGTATTTGGCGCGTCATGTACATGTGCTGCTTATTCCCATGAACGAAGTAAGCTTGATTTCTCTGCTCTTTAGTGTTTGGTGCGTCTCCAAAGTACCTTATAGTATTCAATCTATTTAGAGAAGAACAAGTTAATTGGTCGGGTTGGTCGATAATAAATCTATGAAGAATCATATGGAATCAAAGGAATTTCAATTCTTCCTCACAATCCAGCTATGCCAAGCTAGTTAGTTAAAAATAATAGTACCATGCAATTTTATAATTACGCTTATAGGGTGGCACTAGGTAGATGATCTTAGCCAAATCTAGGATTTCTTCAGGTTCTCACTAGTGGGAGTTGGGTTATATAAGAGAAATAAGcaatgtggcttaattaattccCAGCTATAATGTTAAGTAGTTAACATGAACAAAAAGATCATGAAAGAAACCAGAAACTATTGATTATGTAACCGATTAATGATTGATTTGGAATCTCTGTGTTGAGTCACATGAGAGTCTTATAGTTTAACCTTTCTTGCTCTGCAACAAAGTTAGAAAACAGTAATAGTTAATTCACTATCACATGCTTAATTAGCGGCTTCCAAGTTCCAACCCTAGCTAGTGAACAAAAATGGAGAAGTTCTTAATTACTAATTTAATGTATGTTTGGAGTAACCTGTAACTACTAGTCCATTTACAGATCCGGCATATTCCCAGCTAAAAGTATTGTTGCGTAATTACCAACTAACTCTTCGTATAGAGTTATACTTCTTGAAATATTATATAGAAGACACCTCAAGTTCGAATTCTCTCTCTATTGATAAAAACTCCCTTAAACTGAAAAATGGTGGAGGGTCACACTGGACACAAGTCCCATACTAActgaaattaatatatttacaGGAATCTTGACTAATGTGTTATACTCAGAAAAAACTCATGTGAAGTGTCATTTAACTTTTCTTGTTCACAAGTCCCATACACACAAAGTCCTTTTCTTCTAAGATTTTTTTAATCTCATCGAGTTATGAGGTTCTTCGTAGTAAACATGACGACTGTTCTTGAGCTAAGGTTATATGAAGATGTTTCATCCCTCATCTGCTTTCTATTTTGGTTTGAAGGCTTTTTCATGTTAAGCTTTATACACATGATGCACTTCGGCGTTGAGGTGTTTGTTTGGCTTCTATTTGCCATTAATGTAGAGAATATGCTGTAAGTTTATGAGTATGAATTATGAAAGGAATCAGATGTTGTGTTTAAGATTGATATGGAAAAGTCTTAGTCAAAAGCTATATCTTATTTGGTTCCCTTGTGGAATAAGTAATGTAAGATTCTAAGTAATCCTTATGGGATTAACACTCGGtattggaacttgtttaggatTGATATGATTGTGtatcaattgtggagtttgaatcgTGAGTCTATTCTAATAGGAAATGGTAAAAGGAGTACTATATAAGGCTTATGTCACTATTCTTGCAATATACGGTTCATAGTATTCCAAGTCCTATTGATTGGAAGAACCCTTGTGTTTTGCTAAACAGGAGAAGGCTACAAGCTTGAGAAGTCGCAATGGCTTCTTCATATGGTTCAAATTCTGCAGGTAAGTGCTCGATCTTTTCTCATATTTAAGTTCTTCTCTTGGTTGAGTGAAGTTCAGTGGCGAAGCTACATAGGGGCGAGGGGTGGTCGTCACCTTTCCGCTAGTCGGAAAACAAGCCCAGGAGCGCCTCTTTGGTTTGGTTGGAAATTGGAAAGTATGGTGCCTTTCTGGCGTTTGTTGCTATGCAATGCTTCTGTGCGCTACAGGatttgcttttataaaaagaaaaaaatttattaactaAAACGACACAGTTTTACATCTTcattagaaaacaataataaaatattgtgtGGGCCATTGGTCACCATTAGCCATCATCCCTTTCAATTTCCCATCTCTCACTCACACTTTACCAAACACAACAAATCCCCCAATTCCTAGCTTCCATTGCAATCACCACCCGTCACGCCATCTTTCCCAattttatgtaaattttttattttctaaatttatatattatttcaaaccctaattaattattcaatacacttttttctttaattagtaTAGAATCATATGATAATACAATAATATGGTTATTGATTATTGATATGAATTCTATGATTATTGATGGCAATGAAATTATTGTTTAGGGTAAAAAATGAAATCTTGTTattgattgattaattgaattattgaatAATGTATACGATTATTCATACTGATTAGTtgaatataatttttgtttattaaataatttgtatgattattagtattgattaattgaattattgGATTGATTAGTTATTAGTCATATCACTATAGTCTAAGagttagagtttttttttttttttttcttttcttttcttccatgATACAATTAAGTAATGCAAcgatactataaaaaaaaaacagtgcctaaaatcctccttcaaatatTCTGGGTAGTTCACAACAAAGTGAGGCTATTGAGTTTGATGAATTATTGGCTAATCTTTTTGCAGACCTTGGACATAGACGTTAAATGCTTGCTTATCTACCTAATTATCGCGAAGCAATTCGTAGACACTCTTCAAAATGATTATTGTCAACCTAAAGACCAATTCATTGCCAAAAAAAGCTAGCAACAATCGATGTTTTATAACGGTCGGGATCAATGGTTAAATGATAGCATGATTGTTTACATTGAGATACGTGTATTTGCTTTTATTGAAAATAATCTATTATGCACGTTTTCATGACATGAAACATCGCCAGCAATAATTGTAATTTGGTtgttgcccttttttttttttaactttgcaCTTTTTAAGTTTGCCCCTCACCTCGGCAATTCCTAGCTTTGCCACTGGTGAAGTTGTGATTTGATTGGCTGTATCCATGTTCTTTAGATTGATAAGTTGTTCAAAATTATTCTTACATgtggtattagagcctaggATTCTAACCATAAAGTTCAATCCTGCATGAAACCATTGAATCTGGGAAACAAGTTGTATACTAGGGTTATAAGAATTCGAATGTAAGTAAAATGGTGTCGTTTAATAAATATGGCCGTTATAATTTTAAGGGGGAAAACAGTGTCGTTTTTATAAAGGTTGATAGTTAAAATTTTCGACCGTTACAAATCTAGAAAAGTTGTTCCGCTTGTGTTCTTTGAAATGGGTTTTCCTTTTggttttctcttttcttgttcCATATTGCGATTCTGATCTTGATGTCGAGCAATAAGTCTTTCAAACTGCATAAATAAAGGTATGACTTCTGATTTACTTCACACTTGAGTTttcaatattaaattttattctGCATATAGTCATGCTAAAAGATAACTTGAATCTATTATGCATTTTTGATTACCCTGGATATTGACATAGATTTGAGTTAAATAGTTGCATAGATTGTTACAAATTACTTCTGCTGGTATGACTAATATGAAATCAATCAAATAAGTTTTGTCTTATTGGTCTATATTGTACAATCGGTGCTAACAAAATTCTGCAGAAATATGACAAGTAATATTGCAGTTAGAACAATTAGTGTTGTTTGTCGATATCATTGCAATTGTTTACTCTATGTATATTCTTAAATCTAATATGTATCTGACTAAATTGATTCAATGGGCTAAATTTAGTGGTGAAAAGATGGAAATCAGGAATCTTTAAAAGGGTTCATAGTTCTGATTTCATTAATCAATTATGTAGTTTCACTTAAGACACTAAATTTGGCAGTAGTGCCTATACTCACTGGTAAAAGAAATTATAAGAAGTGGAGAAGAGAGATTGAATTGCGCTTGACACTGAATCAGTATAACATTGCCCTTGACAATCCACAACCTGAAGCTTTGACTGATAAAAGTACCAAAGCTAAGAAGACCGAGTTTGAAAGATGGACTAGAGTAAACAAGGTGGTTGTCCATATTAGAAAGTGGAATGATAGACATTATGCGTGGAGGAATCAAGAAATTTGCTCTTGCTAAGGATTATCTCCATGCCATTGAGAAAAAATTCAGGGGATATGAGAAAGCCGAGATTGCTCAACACATGTCCCTATTGACTTCTTACAAATTTAAAGGGGGAGGCTCAATCAGAGATCATATCATGAGGATGACTGATGCGGCTGAGAAGCTTTACTTCCATGGATGTTAACATTTGTGAGAAGCAACTAGTTTTCTTGATATTGCAAGCCTTGCCACAAAAGTATAGCCAACCCAAGGTATCATACGACACTTAAGACAAAACTTGGACCGTGGATGAGTTGATTGCTCAAGGTGTACAAGAGTAGAATCGGCAAAAGCAAGAAAAGGGCAAAGAACCCGAGTTTGTCAATTTTGTGCAATCTACCAAAGGAAAGAAGGAGGCAAATTTTGGTAAAACTTCTAAACCTCAAACTTTTGATAAATCTGTGATGCCTGCTAAAAATTCCAATTCCTCTAAATCTAACAAATTTAAGGTGAAAAACAAGAATATTGAAAAGGTCAGATGTGATCATTGCAAAACCAAAAGTCACTATATAAAAGATTGTGAAATTTTCAAGAATTGGCTGAGATCTAAAGGAAGAACTGATGTTTATGTTTGTGAAGAGTCAAATCTCATTGATATTCCTACTGATTCTTGGTGGTTTGATACCGGTGCATCTGTGCATATCACAAATTCTCTGCATGGTTTTAAAgagcaaaagaaaataaactgttttaatgtttttgttAAGGAAGGAACCAAAGTGTCGGTTGAAGCTATAGGCAATGTCTAATTGAAATTAGTCACTGGAATGATAATGCAGTTGCAGTTGAATGATGTGTATATGTACCTAAAATGAGGAGAAATTTAGTCTCAGCATCAAAACTAGTAAGACAAGGGTATTCTTTTATGGGAAGTGATGAAAGtacaaatttttttcaaaaagggctcATTGCAGGGACAAGTGTTTTTACTTGATCATCTTTGGAAGTTGCAATGCactattgaaattgaaaatttgcatGTTTTGAACCCTGCAACTAAAAGAATGCATGGTGTTGATCAAACATTTATGCTTTGGCATAAGAGACTAGGTCACATTTCCAAGGACAGAATCCATCAATTGTCTAGATTACAGTTAATCCCTTACCATTGATTTTAAAACTGTAGTTGAGTGTATTGATTGTatgaaaggaaaaataactAATGTTAGGAAGTTTCAAAGAATTCATAGTTTGGAGATCATACACAGATATTTGTGGACTTTTTCCTATCAAAACCATATGAGGAAATACTTATTTGGTGAACTttattgatgacttctcaagattcagttatatttttcttattagTGAGAAATCAACAGTCTTTGATTGTTTCAAAATCTTTAAGAGTGAAGTTGAAGAACAGTTAAACCTTGTTATTAAAGTTGTTAGATCGAATAAAAGAGAGGAATATTTTGGCAGGTATACAAAAGTTGGACAGCAAAAGGGTCCACTTGCTCGTTATCTTGAAAGTTAGGGGATTGTGGCATAATATACCACTCCTGGAACACCACAATAGAATAGAGTGGCAGAAAGGAGAAATATGACACTAATAGAGATGGTGAGAAGCATGATTTCAAGGTCAAAACTTCCAGGTTTTCCTTAGGGTGAGGCATTGAAGGCTACAAATTACATCTTAAATCAGGTGCCATATAAGTCTGTGCCAAAAACACCATTCGAACTATGGAATAACAAATTGCCAAGCTTTAATCACTTTCATGTCTGGGGATGCAAAGCAGAAGCAAGATTGTACAATCCAAGTGAGAAGAAATTAGATTCGAGAACCACCACATGTTTTTTCATTGGTTACTTAGAAAAATCAAAGGGTTTCAAATTCTATTGCAATCAAACACACACAAGAAtacaagaaactcataatgcCATATTTCTAGAAGATGAAGATGTATCTAATATGGTTCCAGACAGTTTTGGATTTGAAGAAATAGCGTAGTTGAATATTAATACATCACAGCTGAATTATACTCAAGTACCTTTGCTTCAGAAATCCAACATTACTAATCCTGATATTGAAGAAGACATGATAGATGTGCATGAAAATCCTATTCAAAATGAGAATCCAAGTTCAGAGACTCAAGAAACAACTCAGTTCGATTTAGATCATACTGTTAATGATCAGCATACTGATATCTTGTTGGAATAACCATAACCAAGGAAATCTAGCAGAATAAGAAAATCTGCAATCTCAAAAGACTATATATCTTTAAGAGGCAAAGTTTGACTATGGTGATATCGATGATCTTGTGACCTTTCAGCAAGCAATGAAGAGTCCTTAGATTGTTTTATGACAAAAGACAATGAAATAAGAAATTGTTTCAAtgtacaaaaacaaagtttggttCTTGGTGCACTCACCAGCTAATGTTCAACCGATTGGCTGTAAATGGGTATACAAGACCAAGAGGGATGCTGAAGGAATGATTGAGAGACACAAGGCTAAATTGGTTGCAAAAGGGTTTACAGGGTTTACACAAAGAAAGGGTGTCGATTATAATGACACTTTTTCACTAGTATCTTCAAAGGATTCCATGAGAGTAATAATGACATTGACTGCTCATTTTGATCTGGAATTACACTAGATGGATGTCAAGATTCCTTTCTTGAATGGTGAgcttgataattaaattttcATGACTCAACCTCTTGGATTTGTTGAAAGGggaaaaaaagaatataatatGCAAACTAAACAATATGGATTAAAGCAAGCTTCAAGACAATGGTTATTAAAGTTTGATCAGGTGGTGACTTCACAAGGTTTCATTGAAAACAAGATGGCTGATTGCATTTATCTTAAAATTAAAGGGTTCTTGtcttatatgttgatgatatcttGTTGGCAAGTTCAGATATGCAAATGTTGAAAGAGAAAGAGCATGCTTGGTAAGAACTTTgaaatgaaggatcttggtgaagctCATTATGTTTTGGGTATTGAGATTATCAGGGACATAAACAAAAGGCTTCTTGGTTTATCTAAGAAGGGTTACACTGAGAGAGTACTCAATCAGTTCAATATGGAAAACTGCAACAAGGCTGATGTTCCAGTTAACAAAGGTGATAAATTCTCTAGAGATTTATGTCCTAAGAATGAACATGAAACCAAGCTCATGAGGTTAAAACCATATGCTTCATTGGCTGGTAGTCTCATGTATGCCAATATTTGTACTAAACCAGACTTAGCCTTTACTGTTGGACTTTTGGGAAGATTTCAATCAAATCCAGAAGGGTCTCATTTGGTGGATGCAAAGAAAGTATTGAGGTATTTGCAGAGGACTAAAGCCTTCATGTTGGTTTATGGACAAGAAACTACTTTGGAGTTAGTTGGCTTCACCGATTCAAATCTTGCAAGGGATATAGATGAAAGAAAATCGACTGGAAGATATATTTTCAAGTTGAGTGGAGGGGCTGTTTCATGGAAAATTGCTAAACATATCATAATGTCTACTTCAACAATGAAAGCTGAATTTGTGGCATGTTTTGAGGGTATGAAGCAAGCAGTTTGGTTAAGGAACTTGATAACTGATATGAAGCTAGTAGATTCAGTTGAAAAACCAATTAGAATGCTATGTGATAACAATGCTGCTGTGTTTTTCTCAAAGAACAATAAGAGAACTTTAGCCTCAAGGTTAATGGATATGAAATTTCTCAAAGTTAGAGAGATGGTTAAAAAGGAGGAAATTGATATTTAATATTTGTTTACTGGTGAAATGATTGCAGATCCTCTTACCAAGGCCTTGCCAAATAATGTGTTTAAAAGGCATGTTACTAAGATGAGAGTTTTAGAGTCCTTTGATTAGTGGGAGTGAACTATTTGAAAGCCTGAAGATCGTTGCTATTGTTTATTCAGTAATCAACATTGTTGAGCTTGAAGATCTTCAAAACTAGGTAGTTTAGTTGGCTTAGTTATGCCCATCTCGccgttttttttgtttttttttgctagTTTATTTGCTTTGGTTTTCAACTAGTGTTCAATTTTTCCAGTTATGTGATTAATTGTTCCAGAAGACAAGTTTATTTAATAATAGTCGAGATTGCTTGAAAATCGTTTTGGATTTTGTTGATGCATTCTTTAAAAGCTATTATTATACTATTAAGTTTGATGGCTGCATTTTGATTATTAGTATTCTGATATGAAGTTGGCTAATATCAGTGGGAGTAATGTTTTGGTATTACTTCGAAGTTAATTCACATAAGTTTAAAGTACAGATCATATATGCTGTGCAAATTAGATTCTTGAATTCCCTATTTTGAAATGTATACTGGTGTGCTTGTGAGCTTGTTGATTTTTAGACTTAGTGATCACTTCTATCAATCTTAAAATACTGGTTTTTCATGTTCATACttaagtgggagaatgtaagttTATGAGTATGAATTACGAAAGGAATCAATTGTTGTGTTTAAGATTGATATGGAAAAGTCTTAGTCAAAAGCTATATCTTATTTGGTTCCCTTGTGGAATAAGTAATGTAAGATTCTGAGTAATCCTTATGGAATTAACACTTGGTATTGGAACTCGTTTAGGATTCATATGATTGTGTATCAATTATGGAGTTTGAATCCTAAATCTATTATGATAGGGAATGGTAAAAGGAGTACTATATAAGGCTTATGTGATTGCTCTTGCGATATACGGTTCATAGTATTCCAGGTCCTATTGTTTGGAAGAACCAttgtgttttgctaaagaggAGAAGGCTACAAGCTTGAGAAGTCGCATTGGCTTCTTCATCTGGTTGAAATTCTGCAGGTACGTGCTCGATCTTTTCTCAtatttaagttcttttcttgGTTGAGTGAAGTTGTGATTTGATTGGTTGTATCCATGTTCTTTAGATTGATAAGTTGTTCAAAATTATTCTTACATCTGCTACTTATCTTTTCTTTCACTGTTCATTATTGAAGCAATTTTAGACATGGTTGGCTTGCTAGTTTGGTACttctctgcttttttttttttaatttttattcaataacAATGTTTTGACACACATTTGTGCGCAAGCCTTTTTCTCGTCAGTTACATTATCTTTTGATTTTGCGGGCCTTTTCACCATTTCTATCATATGGAAAGCACACAATAAGCCTTTTTCTCGTCGTTACATAATTGTTCATACTGGAAAGTTTATTAGTTGAGGCTCTCCAAATTTAGATACTTGTATAATTTATTCTATAGGTGTTCGACCTATCCCTCGCAAGGCACCTAATATATGTCATACGCTTGGGTCTCTACCTTGGTTTCCCTTGCATAAACTTAACATTGATGGCTTGTCTAATGGAAATCCTAGTCCTATTGCTTGTGAGGGAATTTTTAGGGATTGGCTGGTTATTTTTTTGGAGGAATTTGTCAAATTATTGATCATTAAAATTCTTTTTATGTGTGGAGTTGTGAGCAATTATTATTGGTGTTGAATTTGCTTATCATCGGATTGGCATATGGTTTGGTTAGGAAGTGATTGGTCTAGTGTTCTTGCTTGTCTCCattcaaatgattttgtttCTCCTTGGCCTTTTCTTACACAATGATTTACTTATTTGGCTTGTATCCGAGAAATGAATTATGTTTCTCTCACATTTATCGGGAAGGGAATATTGTTGCTAATAGTTTGCTAACAAGGTATTATCTTCCTCAAACTTGGTCTCGGATAACTGCCTTCCGTTGGCAGTTCTTACTTCTTTGcatttgaatttcttttgcttgccgggtttttgtttttcagaTTAGTGTGCATCAAAACTTTCAAGTCAGTCCCACTTTTCTAATGATTTCCTTTTTGTTGgtaacattttgtttttttgtgttttcaagctTGTCTTGTAGGTTTATGCATTTTAGACTTTGCTTTAGAGTTGTTAGGTTTTATTTCACCTCTTTTTCCtgtatttttactttttctttggaGAGGAGTGTAAGGTTGATGCCCCttcttttcttataattttccttttattttttccctTGCTTTGTTTAATAAGGGTTAAAGTTTTATGTCCCTCATAATTaggtgtaactttttttttattcaataaaaTTCTTCTTCACCTCGAGgttttctgaagaaaaaaaaatcatttggtGTGAAGAGTAGTGCACGTTGCATTGTTTTTGTGAGTTTGCGCTACGGTCCTTCTAGGCTTTTAGCTACATGCTTGTCTTTACAACCCAAAAGGTTTTATCTGTATACATGGCATGTATGGTAAATCATCCATCACCTTGCTAAAATACTTATTGtctttactaaaaataaaaatttaataaatcttATCGACTACTAGCTAGAAATATGAAATATGTATAACTAGagtttcgaatttttttttttcatgaatacaaattttttttcggCATCATTGGGAAGCTAAGGTTGTAGCACATGAACTTCCCCGCTATGCTTTCACATCTTCTGAGTTTAGTTCTTGGATTGAGGAGGTGCCTAACTGGCTCTCTAAGTTTATTAATTCTGATTGATTGCTAGTTGATTTCAATGAAGATtactttcttaaaaaaaatatataaaaaataaaaaataaaaaaaaagattttttttgcccttttgaTACAACGGTCATACTAGGTCACACAATAAACCGACCATAACAAAATATGAAACTCAACAACTATATTATGGAAATTATTAATAACCACACCCACTGCATGTGGTGCTGTAACTGGGTGTGGTTTGCATATATAATTGACTGTGTGCTGTAATCGAAAAACATGAAGCACTGTCAACCTGCTAGCACTATGAGATACAACTGGTGATTTTACTACTCCCTTCTGTTACATgcaaatttgattggttttgtttttcctgCGCTTTGAGAGTTTTATTAACGGGGGAAAGATTACAAGAGATTAACACCCTTGAGCTATCTATATCGCAAGAAAAAGCAACTACAAAAACATTGCAAAAAAGGTTCCAAACCTTCTTTATAATCATTTATACACTGAACTACTTTAATATACAATGTCTTCATTGGTGTGTGGggataattttgatattttgttttccatttaTGTGGATTGTTGAACTGCAGCATTATGTACCCAGTGTTTCAATAATTTTGGTTGGACGAAGCTTGATAAGATCTTTTCTCAGCCCTTCTTGTATAATACTATATTGTATTGGTATATTGTTCCGGTGCAT
Coding sequences:
- the LOC137712115 gene encoding secreted RxLR effector protein 161-like; the protein is MKDLGEAHYVLGIEIIRDINKRLLGLSKKGYTERVLNQFNMENCNKADVPVNKGDKFSRDLCPKNEHETKLMRLKPYASLAGSLMYANICTKPDLAFTVGLLGRFQSNPEGSHLVDAKKVLRYLQRTKAFMLVYGQETTLELVGFTDSNLARDIDERKSTGRYIFKLSGGAVSWKIAKHIIMSTSTMKAEFVACFEGMKQAVWLRNLITDMKLVDSVEKPIRMLCDNNAAVFFSKNNKRTLASRLMDMKFLKVREMVKKEEIDI